In Gemmatimonadales bacterium, the following are encoded in one genomic region:
- a CDS encoding UPF0158 family protein → MHLLGGVGAYDDSPQLAGDGLIAALRQRLDGAAELARDLVVGLRRRGWDRDDELADELDALLGGPAPMLRALPVDLEELAGILEGDPLTAGGRIDVRTGEVWAQAAIEYALETGEEDEDSADDPERWLPVYGEGSGEGYRDMELFIASVEDLGRAERLAIAINGRGAFRRFKDELARSPGELERWHALAEERQRGRARSWLAAAGYRALPADHHDP, encoded by the coding sequence GTGCACCTGCTCGGCGGCGTCGGCGCCTACGATGACTCGCCCCAGCTGGCCGGCGACGGTCTTATCGCTGCGCTCAGGCAGCGTCTGGACGGAGCCGCCGAGCTGGCTCGCGATCTCGTGGTTGGGCTCCGCCGGCGAGGCTGGGACAGGGATGATGAGCTGGCCGACGAGCTTGATGCTCTGCTAGGCGGTCCGGCGCCGATGCTGCGGGCCTTGCCCGTCGACCTCGAGGAGCTGGCTGGCATCCTTGAAGGCGACCCACTCACCGCGGGAGGCCGCATCGACGTCAGGACCGGTGAGGTCTGGGCTCAGGCAGCGATCGAATACGCGCTGGAGACAGGAGAGGAAGACGAGGACAGCGCCGATGACCCGGAGCGGTGGCTGCCTGTCTACGGCGAGGGCTCAGGCGAGGGCTACCGGGACATGGAGCTGTTCATCGCGTCGGTCGAGGATCTCGGCCGTGCCGAGCGTCTGGCGATCGCGATCAATGGCCGCGGCGCGTTTCGCCGCTTCAAGGACGAGCTCGCCCGCTCGCCCGGCGAGCTTGAGCGATGGCACGCACTGGCCGAGGAGCGCCAGCGCGGCCGAGCCAGGTCATGGCTCGCCGCGGCCGGC